A window of the Dissulfuribacter thermophilus genome harbors these coding sequences:
- a CDS encoding tyrosine-protein phosphatase, translated as MIDIHCHILPGLDDGADDEDEALRMASIAVSDGIKYAIATPHVLTPSLSPEEIRIKVESLNTLFNHHGLDFEVFPGAEVGFYSDLSNFDHYHLNGGPYLLLEFPHGQLPPTAAERISLLLRDGRKLILAHPERNESVIMEPKRLLDLVGPNVFVQISAGSLTGEFGPDVQRCAMYLLKQKMVSFIATDAHSSHHRPPVLSKAVKVAAKVIGKDTAKQLVTTNPMQIIDGLRV; from the coding sequence ATGATAGATATCCACTGTCACATTCTGCCTGGCCTCGATGATGGTGCCGATGATGAAGACGAAGCCCTGAGGATGGCTAGTATTGCTGTTTCCGACGGTATAAAATATGCCATTGCAACCCCACATGTTTTGACCCCATCCCTTTCGCCAGAAGAAATCAGGATCAAGGTGGAGTCACTAAATACGCTATTCAACCACCATGGGCTGGACTTTGAGGTCTTTCCAGGCGCTGAAGTCGGCTTTTATTCTGATTTGTCCAATTTCGACCACTATCATTTAAATGGTGGCCCATACCTTCTCCTTGAATTTCCCCATGGTCAACTCCCTCCAACAGCAGCAGAACGGATATCCTTGTTGCTACGAGACGGCCGAAAGCTGATTCTGGCCCACCCAGAGAGAAATGAATCCGTTATCATGGAGCCAAAAAGGCTTCTGGACCTTGTTGGCCCCAATGTATTCGTCCAGATATCTGCCGGGAGCCTTACAGGGGAATTTGGGCCTGATGTCCAACGTTGTGCCATGTATCTCCTCAAACAGAAGATGGTTAGTTTTATAGCCACAGATGCGCATTCCTCGCACCATCGCCCGCCCGTCTTGTCCAAAGCAGTGAAAGTGGCTGCCAAAGTCATAGGTAAGGATACTGCCAAACAGCTAGTGACCACCAATCCCATGCAGATTATTGATGGGCTCAGGGTATAG